One Aquamicrobium sp. genomic region harbors:
- a CDS encoding quinone oxidoreductase, giving the protein MVKAIRIHEHGGPEVLRYEDVDPGKPGKGEVLVRHTGIGLNFIDTYFRTGLYPSPSGLPLTLGGEAAGEVIGLGEGVDGLKVGDRVAYTGGPGAYVEQRVMPADRLVKIPDGVSDEEAAGMMLKGMTAEYLLRRTYAVKPGDNVLYHAAAGGVGLIFGQWAKHLGVDVIGTVGSAEKGELAKAHGYAHIVNYRETDFVKAVSEITGGRKCDVVYDSVGKDTFEGSLDCLRQRGLLVSFGQSSGAVPPVNIGILSQKGSLYLTRPTLFNYIATRAELEASAAALFEVVRSGAVKIRINQRYPLSEAAQAHRDLEGRKTTGTTVLIP; this is encoded by the coding sequence ATGGTCAAGGCAATTCGAATCCACGAGCATGGTGGCCCCGAGGTCCTGCGCTACGAGGACGTCGATCCCGGCAAGCCCGGCAAGGGCGAGGTCCTGGTCCGCCACACGGGGATCGGCCTGAACTTCATCGACACCTATTTCCGCACCGGGCTCTACCCGTCGCCGAGCGGCCTGCCGCTTACCCTCGGCGGCGAGGCGGCCGGCGAGGTGATCGGGCTCGGCGAGGGCGTCGACGGCCTTAAGGTCGGCGACCGCGTCGCCTATACCGGCGGGCCGGGCGCCTATGTCGAGCAGCGGGTGATGCCGGCCGACCGGCTGGTGAAGATTCCCGACGGCGTCAGCGACGAAGAGGCCGCCGGCATGATGCTGAAGGGCATGACCGCCGAATACCTCTTGCGGCGCACCTATGCGGTGAAGCCGGGCGACAACGTACTTTACCATGCCGCAGCCGGCGGCGTCGGGCTGATCTTCGGCCAGTGGGCGAAGCATCTCGGCGTCGACGTCATCGGCACGGTCGGCTCGGCCGAGAAGGGCGAGCTCGCCAAGGCGCACGGCTATGCCCACATCGTCAACTACCGCGAGACTGATTTCGTCAAGGCGGTCAGCGAGATTACCGGCGGCAGGAAATGCGACGTGGTCTACGATTCCGTCGGCAAGGACACATTCGAGGGCTCGCTCGACTGCCTGCGGCAACGCGGTCTTCTGGTCTCCTTCGGCCAGTCGTCGGGCGCGGTGCCGCCGGTCAATATCGGCATCCTGTCGCAGAAGGGCTCGCTCTATCTCACCCGGCCGACGCTGTTCAACTACATCGCCACGCGCGCCGAGCTCGAGGCGAGCGCCGCCGCGCTTTTCGAAGTGGTGCGCTCCGGCGCGGTCAAGATCAGGATCAACCAGCGCTACCCGCTGTCCGAGGCCGCGCAGGCGCATCGCGACCTCGAAGGCCGCAAGACGACCGGCACCACGGTGCTGATCCCCTGA
- a CDS encoding HK97 family phage prohead protease, which produces MTGPVYSAGLELRAAGDGTRRLAGSFPYLSLAVIDSGGNGRRPKKEQFAEGAFSWGLQQPASERDVHLLIGHSFDKPLASRKAGTLNFSDTKSALNFEAILTPEIMRTTWGADFLAAFSAGLVGGISPGFRVAPKEVVPLPEEITDEDESLGEALIRTIFAAILFELSLVTRPAYHDTNVDLRSWEKTTDRGMPKNRQTLRRWRL; this is translated from the coding sequence ATGACTGGCCCGGTTTACAGCGCCGGGCTTGAACTGCGGGCGGCGGGGGATGGCACCCGTCGCCTTGCAGGCTCTTTCCCGTATCTGTCGCTGGCGGTCATCGACTCCGGCGGCAACGGGCGACGGCCGAAAAAGGAACAGTTTGCCGAAGGTGCGTTTTCGTGGGGGCTGCAACAGCCGGCATCCGAGCGCGACGTGCATCTGCTGATCGGCCATAGCTTCGACAAGCCGCTGGCGAGCCGCAAGGCTGGCACGCTGAATTTCAGCGACACGAAATCGGCCTTGAACTTCGAGGCGATCCTGACCCCTGAAATCATGCGCACGACATGGGGCGCTGACTTCCTCGCCGCATTCTCGGCAGGCTTGGTCGGCGGCATCTCTCCCGGCTTCCGTGTTGCGCCGAAAGAGGTTGTGCCGCTGCCGGAAGAAATCACCGACGAGGATGAAAGTCTCGGCGAGGCGCTGATCCGCACCATCTTCGCGGCGATCCTCTTTGAACTCTCCCTTGTGACCCGCCCTGCCTATCACGACACGAATGTCGATCTGCGCTCATGGGAGAAGACCACGGATAGGGGTATGCCGAAAAATCGGCAGACCCTTCGACGCTGGAGGCTCTGA
- a CDS encoding ABC transporter ATP-binding protein: MSETRETGAVPLLEVRGLTKIFGQLKACDNIDLTIEKGEIHALLGENGAGKSTFVKMLFGSLEPASGDIFWNGAKVAIKNPGHARKLGIGMVFQHFSLFEALTAAENILLSLDDDTSIVEIAEKAHSLSKAYGLPLDPYALVGDLSVGERQRIEIIRCLLQKPELIILDEPTSVLTPQEADKLFETLERLRDEGKSILYISHRLEEVKRLCDRATVLRHGKVVAHCDPRRETAASLARMMVGSDVVTAERPPAANADAAELLGICGLSRKPAGPFSIPLRNIWLSLKAGEILGVAGVAGNGQGEFFEAVSGEVLQDSADVIRIRGNPVGRLDISGRRLLGAAFVPEERLGHGAAPYMKLSDNLLLSRFRTDAKAFLGRMGIIRGDPIRTAAQRIIAEMDVRKSAEDPEAASLSGGNLQKFIIGRELDRKPSVLIVNQPTWGVDAGAAARIRQALIDLARAGSAVLVISQDLDELFEVSDAIAVMHDGQLSAPIPVTEATPERLGLLMGGADAGHGSGHGEAA; the protein is encoded by the coding sequence GTGAGCGAAACGCGCGAAACCGGCGCCGTGCCTCTGCTCGAGGTGCGCGGGCTGACGAAGATATTCGGCCAGCTCAAGGCTTGCGACAACATCGACCTGACCATCGAGAAGGGCGAGATCCACGCGCTTCTCGGCGAGAACGGCGCGGGCAAGTCCACCTTCGTCAAGATGCTGTTCGGCTCGCTCGAGCCGGCCTCCGGCGACATCTTCTGGAACGGCGCCAAGGTCGCGATCAAGAACCCCGGCCATGCGCGCAAGCTGGGCATCGGCATGGTGTTCCAGCATTTCTCGCTGTTCGAGGCGCTGACGGCGGCCGAGAACATCCTTTTGTCGCTCGACGACGACACCTCGATCGTCGAGATCGCCGAGAAGGCGCACAGCCTGTCCAAGGCCTACGGGCTGCCGCTCGATCCCTACGCGCTCGTCGGCGACCTTTCGGTCGGCGAGCGCCAGCGCATCGAGATCATCCGCTGCCTCTTGCAGAAGCCGGAGCTTATCATCCTCGACGAGCCGACCTCGGTGCTGACGCCGCAGGAGGCGGACAAGCTGTTCGAGACGCTGGAGCGACTGCGCGACGAAGGCAAGTCGATCCTCTACATCTCCCACCGGCTGGAAGAGGTGAAGCGGCTGTGCGACCGCGCGACCGTGTTGCGCCACGGTAAGGTGGTCGCCCATTGCGACCCGCGCCGCGAAACCGCGGCCTCGCTGGCGCGGATGATGGTCGGCTCCGACGTGGTGACGGCCGAGCGCCCGCCCGCCGCCAATGCCGATGCTGCCGAGCTTCTCGGCATTTGCGGGCTGTCGCGCAAGCCGGCGGGACCGTTCTCGATTCCCCTGCGCAACATCTGGCTGAGCCTCAAGGCCGGCGAGATCCTCGGCGTCGCCGGCGTCGCCGGCAACGGCCAGGGCGAGTTCTTCGAGGCGGTGTCGGGCGAGGTGCTGCAGGACAGCGCCGACGTGATCCGCATCCGCGGCAATCCGGTCGGGCGGCTCGACATCTCGGGCCGGCGCCTGCTCGGCGCCGCCTTCGTGCCCGAGGAGCGCCTCGGCCACGGTGCCGCGCCCTACATGAAGCTGTCCGATAACCTCCTCCTGTCGCGCTTCAGGACCGACGCCAAGGCGTTCCTCGGCCGCATGGGCATCATCCGCGGCGATCCGATCCGCACGGCCGCCCAGCGCATCATCGCCGAGATGGATGTGAGGAAAAGCGCCGAAGACCCTGAAGCGGCTTCGCTTTCCGGCGGCAACCTGCAAAAGTTCATCATCGGCCGTGAGCTCGACCGCAAGCCCTCGGTGCTGATCGTCAACCAGCCGACATGGGGCGTCGACGCGGGCGCAGCCGCGCGCATCCGCCAGGCGCTGATCGACCTCGCGCGCGCCGGCTCGGCCGTGCTCGTCATCAGCCAAGACCTCGACGAGCTGTTCGAGGTGTCGGACGCCATCGCCGTCATGCATGACGGGCAGCTTTCCGCGCCGATCCCGGTCACGGAGGCGACGCCGGAACGGCTCGGCCTCCTGATGGGCGGCGCCGATGCAGGCCATGGGTCCGGCCACGGGGAGGCCGCGTGA
- a CDS encoding UbiH/UbiF family hydroxylase, translating into MKIETDIIVAGTGPAGLTAALALAQAGFSVALAGPPVAAGDRRTTALMKPSLDFLERLGLLEAIRPQAAPLRAMRITDATSRLLRSPTVTFRAAEIGEEMFGMNIPNAHLNAVLDKAVKDNAAIRPLGGLVRRWTPAEDAVEAELENGDVVVAKLAAAADGRRSQARQAAGISVRTWQAGQSALVLNFSHTRPHDDISTEFHTEDGPFTQVPLPGMRSSLVWVTRRRRADEMAAVSDEALAALIEARMQSMLGRVTVEPGRQVFPLASALPARFADRRIALVGEAAHVFPPIGAQGLNLGIRDAEDLARVATKHAVDPGSKAALAAYDRARRPDILARASAVDMLNRSLLSDMLPAQAVRAAGLSLLRTAPPLRAFFMREGLRTGGGLAGLLPWR; encoded by the coding sequence ATGAAGATCGAGACCGACATCATCGTCGCCGGCACCGGCCCCGCCGGCCTCACCGCCGCGCTGGCGCTGGCGCAGGCCGGCTTTTCTGTCGCTCTCGCCGGCCCGCCCGTTGCGGCCGGCGACCGGCGCACCACGGCGCTGATGAAGCCGTCGCTCGATTTCCTCGAGCGCCTCGGCCTTCTCGAGGCGATCCGGCCGCAGGCGGCGCCGCTCCGGGCGATGCGCATCACCGATGCCACGTCGCGGCTGCTGCGCAGCCCGACCGTCACCTTTCGCGCCGCCGAGATCGGCGAGGAGATGTTCGGCATGAACATTCCCAACGCGCATCTCAACGCCGTGCTCGACAAGGCGGTGAAGGACAATGCGGCGATTCGCCCGCTCGGCGGGCTGGTCCGGCGGTGGACGCCGGCGGAGGACGCTGTCGAAGCGGAGCTGGAGAACGGCGACGTCGTTGTGGCGAAGCTCGCCGCCGCCGCCGACGGGCGGCGCTCGCAGGCGCGGCAGGCGGCCGGCATTTCCGTCAGGACGTGGCAGGCGGGCCAGTCGGCGCTGGTGCTGAACTTTTCCCATACCCGCCCGCACGACGACATCTCGACCGAGTTCCACACCGAGGACGGCCCGTTCACGCAGGTGCCGCTGCCCGGCATGCGCTCCAGCCTCGTCTGGGTGACGCGCCGCCGCCGCGCCGACGAGATGGCCGCCGTGTCGGACGAGGCGCTCGCGGCGCTGATCGAGGCGCGGATGCAGTCGATGCTCGGCCGGGTCACTGTCGAGCCGGGCCGGCAGGTGTTCCCGCTCGCCTCGGCGCTGCCCGCCCGCTTCGCCGACCGCCGCATCGCCCTCGTCGGCGAGGCGGCGCATGTCTTCCCGCCCATCGGCGCGCAGGGCCTCAATCTGGGCATCCGCGATGCGGAGGATCTGGCGCGGGTGGCGACGAAGCACGCGGTCGACCCCGGCTCGAAAGCGGCGCTCGCCGCCTACGACCGCGCGCGCCGGCCCGATATCCTCGCCCGCGCCTCGGCGGTGGACATGCTCAACCGCTCGCTGCTGTCCGACATGCTGCCGGCGCAGGCGGTGCGGGCGGCCGGGCTGTCGCTTCTGCGGACGGCGCCGCCGCTGCGCGCCTTCTTCATGCGCGAGGGCCTGCGCACCGGCGGCGGCCTCGCCGGCCTCCTGCCGTGGCGGTAG
- a CDS encoding BMP family ABC transporter substrate-binding protein: MKKYLLALAASAAVLAPAAALAQDKTKACFVYVGPRTDGGWTQAHDIGRLQVEEELGDAVETVFVESVPEGADAQRTIERFARSGCDVVFTTSFGFMDQTVAVAEKFPDVKFEHATGYKTLPNLASYNARFYEGRYIQGMIAASVSEKGLAGYIASFPIPEVVMGINAFVLGAQTVNPDFKLKVIWSNTWHDAAREADAAKALIDQGVDIITQHTDSTAPIQIAAERGIKAFGQASDMIEAGPETQLTAIIDTWGNYYVKRIKQVADGTWETGAIWDGLKDGILTMAPYTNMPDDVKAKAEEIEAKIKSGELHPFTGPVKKQDGSDWLAEGETAEDSVLLGMNFYVEGVDDQLPQ, encoded by the coding sequence ATGAAAAAGTACCTTCTGGCCCTCGCGGCATCGGCAGCGGTCCTCGCGCCGGCGGCCGCGCTCGCGCAGGACAAGACCAAGGCCTGCTTCGTCTATGTCGGCCCGCGCACCGACGGCGGCTGGACCCAGGCGCACGACATCGGCCGCCTCCAGGTCGAAGAGGAGCTGGGTGACGCGGTCGAGACCGTCTTCGTCGAGAGCGTGCCGGAAGGCGCCGACGCCCAGCGGACCATCGAGCGCTTCGCCCGCTCCGGTTGCGACGTAGTCTTCACCACCTCCTTCGGCTTCATGGACCAGACGGTCGCCGTGGCCGAGAAGTTCCCCGACGTGAAGTTCGAGCACGCCACCGGCTACAAGACCCTGCCGAACCTCGCTTCGTACAACGCCCGCTTCTACGAGGGGCGCTACATTCAGGGCATGATCGCGGCCAGCGTCTCGGAGAAGGGCCTCGCCGGCTATATCGCCTCGTTCCCGATCCCGGAAGTGGTGATGGGCATCAACGCCTTCGTGCTCGGCGCGCAGACCGTGAACCCGGATTTCAAGCTCAAGGTGATCTGGAGCAACACCTGGCATGACGCCGCCCGCGAGGCCGACGCCGCCAAGGCGCTGATCGACCAGGGCGTCGATATCATCACCCAGCACACCGATTCGACCGCCCCGATCCAGATCGCGGCCGAGCGCGGCATCAAGGCCTTCGGCCAGGCTTCCGACATGATCGAGGCAGGCCCGGAGACCCAGCTCACCGCCATCATCGACACCTGGGGCAACTATTACGTCAAGCGCATCAAGCAGGTCGCCGACGGCACCTGGGAGACGGGCGCGATCTGGGACGGCCTGAAGGACGGCATCCTGACCATGGCGCCCTACACCAACATGCCCGACGACGTGAAGGCCAAGGCCGAGGAGATCGAGGCCAAGATCAAGTCCGGCGAGCTGCATCCCTTCACCGGACCGGTCAAGAAGCAGGACGGCTCCGACTGGCTCGCCGAAGGCGAAACCGCAGAGGACAGCGTCCTTCTCGGCATGAACTTCTACGTCGAAGGCGTCGACGACCAGCTTCCGCAGTAA
- a CDS encoding phage portal protein: protein MFGWLKSIVPGRNNIETRASASGFTAEIMAAREAYISGASGVGELTAAVQSCVSLWEGAFALGDVSGTDMIDRRTMAMIARSLALRGEYVALIGDRRLIPAADWDLSTRDGEPKAYRLSISEAGGGRTMTALAAEVVHFRVGADPVQPWTGQAPLRRARLTAGLLQAIESALAEVYDNAPLGSLIVPFPESPEVDMETLGRGFRRRRGRVLMRESVSVVAAGGPAPNTDWKPSDVTPNIQPAMPMEAWQAARGSILSAFGVLPALLSDQAQGPLVREAQRHLAQWTLQPLAMLIGEEAGRKLGSEIMIDLMRPVQAFDVGGRARALSTIIEALARAKEAGLEPAALNGALTTVNWGPNDGAA from the coding sequence ATGTTCGGATGGCTGAAAAGTATCGTTCCCGGTCGGAACAATATAGAAACCCGCGCATCGGCATCCGGCTTCACGGCCGAAATCATGGCCGCGCGCGAAGCCTATATCTCCGGTGCATCCGGCGTCGGCGAACTGACGGCGGCCGTCCAATCCTGTGTGTCTCTCTGGGAAGGTGCTTTCGCGCTCGGCGACGTGTCCGGCACCGACATGATCGACCGGCGCACGATGGCGATGATCGCCCGCTCCCTTGCCCTTCGCGGCGAGTATGTCGCCCTGATCGGCGACCGCCGGTTGATCCCGGCTGCCGATTGGGATTTGAGCACGCGCGACGGCGAGCCGAAGGCGTATCGTCTTTCGATCAGCGAAGCCGGTGGCGGTCGCACCATGACAGCGCTCGCGGCCGAGGTGGTTCATTTCCGCGTCGGGGCCGATCCCGTCCAGCCTTGGACCGGGCAGGCTCCCTTGCGCCGCGCTCGCCTCACGGCCGGACTTTTGCAGGCCATCGAAAGCGCGCTCGCCGAAGTCTACGACAATGCCCCGCTCGGCTCCCTGATCGTGCCCTTCCCGGAATCGCCCGAAGTGGACATGGAAACCCTTGGTCGCGGCTTCAGGCGTCGGCGTGGTCGCGTGCTCATGCGCGAATCGGTTTCCGTGGTCGCGGCCGGTGGTCCGGCTCCGAACACCGATTGGAAGCCTTCGGACGTAACCCCGAACATTCAGCCGGCAATGCCGATGGAAGCATGGCAGGCGGCGCGTGGCTCGATCCTGTCGGCCTTCGGCGTTCTCCCAGCGCTCCTGTCCGATCAGGCACAGGGACCGCTTGTCCGCGAAGCGCAACGGCATCTCGCACAATGGACGCTCCAGCCGCTCGCCATGCTGATCGGCGAGGAAGCCGGCCGCAAGCTCGGCAGCGAGATCATGATCGACCTCATGCGCCCGGTGCAGGCGTTCGACGTAGGTGGCCGTGCGCGGGCGCTCTCGACCATCATCGAGGCGCTGGCGAGGGCAAAGGAAGCCGGGCTGGAGCCGGCGGCACTTAACGGGGCGCTGACGACCGTGAATTGGGGGCCGAACGATGGAGCGGCATAA
- a CDS encoding ABC transporter permease, translating to MLESVLITIATAATPLLIAAMGELVVERSGVLNLGVEGMMIMGAVTGFAVTLTTGSPWLGALAAVVVGALFSLLFGFLTLTLVTNQVATGLALTLLGLGLSGMIGEGFVGRPGIKMAPLYIPYLTDLPYVGRLLFGQDPIFYISILLTAGVAWFLFYTKAGLTLRSVGDNHGSAHALGINVIAIRYMAVLFGGACAGLAGAYLALVYVPQWVEGMSAGRGWIALALVVFASWRPWRALAGAYLFGAVTIGQLHAQALGWPIPSQLLSSLPYLATIVVLVLISRNRRLTLLNTPACLGRPFVPDR from the coding sequence ATGCTTGAATCGGTCCTCATCACCATCGCAACCGCCGCGACGCCCCTGCTGATCGCGGCGATGGGGGAACTGGTCGTCGAGCGCTCGGGCGTTCTGAACCTCGGCGTCGAGGGCATGATGATCATGGGCGCGGTCACCGGCTTCGCCGTGACGCTGACCACCGGCTCGCCCTGGCTCGGCGCGCTGGCGGCGGTGGTCGTCGGCGCGCTGTTCTCGCTGCTCTTCGGCTTCCTGACGCTGACCCTCGTCACCAACCAGGTGGCGACGGGGCTGGCGCTGACCCTTCTCGGCCTCGGCCTTTCGGGCATGATCGGCGAGGGCTTCGTCGGCCGGCCCGGCATCAAGATGGCGCCGCTCTACATCCCCTACCTCACCGATCTGCCCTATGTCGGCCGGCTGCTCTTCGGGCAGGACCCGATCTTCTACATCTCGATCCTGCTCACTGCCGGCGTCGCCTGGTTCCTGTTCTACACCAAGGCGGGGCTGACGCTGCGCTCGGTCGGCGACAATCACGGCTCGGCCCACGCGCTCGGCATCAACGTCATCGCCATCCGCTACATGGCGGTGCTGTTCGGCGGCGCGTGCGCCGGGCTCGCCGGGGCCTATCTCGCGCTCGTCTACGTGCCGCAATGGGTCGAGGGCATGAGCGCGGGCAGGGGATGGATCGCGCTCGCCCTCGTCGTCTTCGCCTCGTGGCGGCCGTGGCGGGCGCTGGCCGGCGCCTATCTGTTCGGCGCCGTCACCATCGGCCAGCTCCACGCGCAGGCGCTCGGCTGGCCCATTCCTTCTCAACTGCTTTCTTCGCTCCCCTATCTGGCAACCATCGTCGTTCTTGTTCTAATCTCGCGGAACCGGCGGCTGACGCTTCTGAACACCCCGGCCTGCCTCGGCAGGCCCTTCGTTCCCGATCGTTAG
- a CDS encoding ABC transporter permease has product MRIELVKRPQHSRLFSALSPFIAFALTLVAGAILFLALGKNPATTLYYYFIDPLMEVWSLHELAIKAAPLILIAVGLSVCFLSNNWNIGAEGQFLIGAVAGSALPVLLPDFQFWFVLPLMLIMGMAAGAGYALIPAILKVRFNTNEILTSLMLVYVAQLFLDWLVRGPWRNPGGMNFPETRTFHSYAILPEILPASGRAHWGFVFALVAAVLVWFLLSRTLKGFEVKVLGQSPRAGRFAGFSAAKMTIFAFAVSGALAGLAGISEIAGAVGQLRPNISPGYGFTAIIVAFLGRLNPLGIVAAGLVLALTYLGGEAAQISVGLSDKVVRAFQGLILFFVLACDTLIHYRIRITRPKAAGAGEPEHA; this is encoded by the coding sequence ATGCGCATCGAACTCGTCAAGCGCCCGCAGCATTCGCGCCTGTTCTCCGCGCTGTCACCCTTCATCGCCTTCGCACTGACGCTGGTCGCCGGCGCGATCCTGTTCCTGGCTCTCGGCAAGAACCCGGCGACGACGCTCTACTACTATTTCATCGACCCGCTGATGGAGGTGTGGTCGCTGCACGAGCTGGCGATCAAGGCCGCGCCGCTGATCCTGATCGCGGTCGGCCTGTCGGTCTGCTTCCTGTCCAACAACTGGAACATCGGCGCCGAAGGCCAGTTCCTGATCGGTGCGGTCGCCGGTTCGGCGCTGCCCGTGCTGCTGCCCGATTTCCAGTTCTGGTTCGTGCTGCCGCTGATGCTGATCATGGGCATGGCGGCGGGGGCGGGCTACGCGCTCATTCCGGCCATCCTCAAGGTGCGCTTCAACACCAACGAGATCCTGACCAGCCTGATGCTGGTCTACGTCGCCCAGCTCTTCCTCGACTGGCTGGTGCGCGGGCCGTGGCGCAACCCCGGCGGCATGAACTTTCCGGAAACGCGCACCTTCCATTCCTACGCGATCCTGCCGGAAATCCTGCCCGCCTCCGGCCGCGCCCACTGGGGCTTCGTCTTCGCGCTCGTCGCCGCCGTGCTGGTCTGGTTCCTCCTGTCGCGGACGCTGAAGGGCTTCGAGGTCAAGGTCCTCGGCCAGAGCCCGCGGGCAGGGCGCTTCGCCGGCTTCTCGGCCGCGAAGATGACGATCTTCGCCTTCGCCGTGTCTGGCGCGCTGGCCGGCCTTGCCGGCATCTCGGAGATCGCCGGCGCGGTCGGGCAGCTTCGGCCCAACATCTCGCCCGGCTACGGCTTCACAGCCATCATCGTCGCCTTCCTCGGCCGGCTCAACCCGCTCGGCATCGTCGCCGCCGGCCTCGTCCTCGCCCTGACCTATCTCGGCGGCGAGGCGGCGCAGATCTCGGTCGGCCTGTCCGACAAGGTGGTGCGCGCCTTCCAGGGGCTGATCCTGTTCTTCGTGCTCGCCTGCGACACGCTGATCCACTACCGCATCCGCATCACCCGCCCGAAAGCGGCCGGCGCCGGGGAGCCCGAACATGCTTGA
- a CDS encoding phage major capsid protein, with protein sequence MLTSVTIARRQSEIREALAGLVGKDTPSEDETRQMSALDAEYRNNETRYRAALIAEDQERREAGADLETRSDREFNELIDGFELRQVALALDEGRALDGATAEVVQELRSQGGFRGIPVPWLALEQRAGETVASGTPNPLQTRPIIDRLFPDSVAGRMGAQSITIDHGAIEWPVTSSAITAGWANGETASVPGPTAYATTDKSLAPDHNLGITMRITRKALKQSGAALEQAVRRDMAGTIAAELDKAVFLGTGATGQPLGVITGQSTYGITSTPVGALASWAAFRAAVVRFMTANAAGSPGSVRMLIRPETWSVLDDTLIEGTAVSEWDRLVRHIPAGNIAMSSNALATPAGDPLATSALLTTNAGGVAPIFVGLWGAVDLIRDPYSDATSGGLRITGLATVDVTVARGTQLELLTGIELEADEGGG encoded by the coding sequence ATGCTGACCAGCGTCACTATCGCCCGGCGTCAGTCCGAAATCCGCGAAGCCCTCGCCGGGCTGGTCGGCAAGGACACGCCTTCGGAAGATGAAACCCGGCAGATGTCTGCCCTCGATGCGGAATACCGCAACAACGAAACCCGTTATCGCGCGGCGCTGATCGCCGAGGATCAGGAACGGCGCGAAGCCGGCGCGGACCTCGAAACCCGCTCGGATCGCGAATTCAACGAACTGATCGACGGTTTCGAGCTTCGGCAGGTTGCCCTTGCCCTCGATGAAGGCCGGGCGCTCGACGGCGCGACGGCGGAAGTCGTCCAGGAGCTTCGTTCGCAAGGCGGTTTTCGTGGCATTCCTGTGCCGTGGCTGGCGCTGGAGCAGCGCGCAGGCGAGACCGTTGCCAGCGGCACGCCGAACCCGCTCCAGACCCGCCCGATCATCGACCGGCTTTTCCCGGACAGTGTTGCGGGCCGCATGGGCGCACAGTCGATCACCATCGACCACGGCGCTATCGAATGGCCGGTGACAAGCTCGGCGATCACTGCCGGCTGGGCCAATGGCGAGACTGCCAGCGTTCCGGGGCCGACCGCCTACGCCACGACCGACAAGTCGCTGGCACCGGATCATAATCTCGGCATCACCATGCGCATCACGCGCAAGGCGCTGAAACAGTCGGGCGCTGCGCTGGAGCAGGCAGTGCGCCGCGACATGGCCGGCACGATTGCGGCCGAACTCGACAAGGCGGTGTTTCTCGGCACTGGCGCGACCGGCCAGCCGCTCGGCGTCATCACTGGGCAGTCTACTTACGGCATCACGTCCACGCCTGTCGGTGCGCTGGCATCGTGGGCCGCGTTCCGTGCCGCCGTGGTGCGATTCATGACCGCGAACGCTGCCGGTTCTCCCGGTTCGGTTCGGATGCTGATCCGGCCGGAAACATGGTCGGTGCTCGATGACACGCTGATCGAAGGAACGGCAGTTTCCGAATGGGATCGCCTTGTGCGCCATATTCCGGCCGGCAACATCGCCATGTCGAGCAACGCGCTCGCCACGCCTGCGGGCGATCCGCTGGCGACTTCGGCGCTCCTGACCACGAATGCCGGTGGCGTTGCTCCGATTTTCGTCGGTCTCTGGGGCGCTGTCGATCTGATCCGCGATCCTTACTCGGACGCCACGTCCGGCGGGCTTCGCATCACCGGCCTTGCCACGGTTGACGTGACCGTGGCGCGCGGCACGCAACTGGAACTGCTGACCGGCATCGAACTTGAAGCCGACGAAGGCGGTGGCTGA
- the pcsA gene encoding phosphatidylcholine synthase produces the protein MSGTASTKRKLAERIPRPKKKVTWPQARAFSVHLLTASGSFLAFLSLVAAAEKQWTAMFLWLGLALFVDGIDGPIARKLEVKEVLPTWSGELLDNVIDYVTYVLIPAFALYQSGFMGEGLSFLSAAIIVVSSAIYYADTGMKTKENFFKGFPVVWNMLVFTLFVVQTGEWASFAIVVVAAALSFVPIHFLHPVRVRRLRTLNLAMFFAWCALGIVALFQNMEASLWVQVGVAATAIYLFVIGGVMQLFPTLGLKKE, from the coding sequence GTGAGCGGCACGGCCTCGACGAAGCGGAAGCTGGCGGAGCGCATTCCGCGGCCGAAGAAGAAGGTGACATGGCCGCAGGCGCGGGCCTTCTCCGTGCATCTTCTGACCGCTTCCGGCTCGTTCCTCGCCTTCCTGTCGCTGGTGGCCGCGGCCGAGAAGCAGTGGACGGCGATGTTCCTGTGGCTCGGGCTCGCGCTCTTCGTCGACGGGATCGACGGGCCGATCGCCCGCAAGCTCGAGGTCAAGGAAGTGCTGCCGACATGGTCGGGCGAGCTGCTCGACAACGTCATCGACTATGTCACCTACGTCCTCATCCCCGCCTTCGCGCTCTACCAGAGCGGCTTCATGGGCGAGGGGCTGTCCTTCCTGTCGGCGGCGATCATCGTCGTCTCCAGCGCCATCTACTACGCCGACACAGGCATGAAGACGAAGGAGAACTTCTTCAAGGGGTTCCCGGTGGTCTGGAACATGCTCGTCTTCACCCTGTTCGTGGTGCAGACGGGTGAGTGGGCCTCCTTCGCCATCGTCGTCGTCGCGGCGGCGCTGTCCTTCGTGCCGATCCATTTCCTGCACCCGGTGCGCGTCAGGCGGCTGCGCACGCTCAACCTCGCCATGTTCTTCGCCTGGTGTGCGCTCGGCATCGTCGCGCTGTTCCAGAACATGGAGGCGTCGCTCTGGGTTCAGGTCGGCGTCGCCGCGACCGCGATCTACCTGTTCGTCATCGGCGGCGTGATGCAGCTTTTCCCGACCCTCGGACTGAAGAAGGAATGA